The Dioscorea cayenensis subsp. rotundata cultivar TDr96_F1 chromosome 7, TDr96_F1_v2_PseudoChromosome.rev07_lg8_w22 25.fasta, whole genome shotgun sequence genome includes a region encoding these proteins:
- the LOC120265637 gene encoding cytochrome c oxidase assembly factor 4 homolog, mitochondrial, giving the protein MGSAGNSSTPPPPPPPPPPAVLHQSEADEEDENVKQLHECSTIYLALQECLAQTNRNWKSCQPEVQALKECHMRKKLTKGND; this is encoded by the exons ATGGGCTCCGCTGGAAACAGCTCTACCCccccgccgccgccgccgccgccgccgccggcgGTACTTCACCAGAGCGAAGCGGACGAAGAGGACGAGAACGTGAAGCAACTCCATGAGTGCTCCACCATCTACTTAGCCCTTCAG GAATGCCTAGCCCAGACCAACCGGAATTGGAAATCCTGCCAACCAG AGGTTCAAGCTCTGAAAGAATGTCATATGAGGAAAAAATTGACAAAAGGAAATGATTAG
- the LOC120265641 gene encoding probable protein phosphatase 2C 35, which produces MGIVFGKLHRCCCPTSYIPRPPLRHVLTGCSTASAAVPSAGLSLLYSPFTVPGFYPYKSDHKNEDRFVVSTNLQGRPDAHLFAVFDGHGRFGAQCSAFVSDRLVEVLNADVNLFQDLVKGFESAFRVTNSDLRQSAIDDTMSGTTAIVVLVFGDSMYVANVGDSRAVAGVRRGTSVEAQNLSSDQKPLRKDEYERVQKCGARVLSLDQLEGIKDPKLQKWDEFDPPRLWLPNEQYPGTAFTRSVGDSVAESIGVSAEPEVLVMKISPEHIFFVVASDGVFEFLSSQDVVEMAAKFADPQDACSAIAAESYRRWLTNDTRTDDITIIVVHIEGLHNSSADAVEGTSRRSCERSSVISDIKREERPNTRHL; this is translated from the exons ATGGGCATCGTCTTCGGCAAGCTCCACCGCTGCTGCTGCCCCACCTCCTACATTCCCCGTCCTCCACTCCGCCACGTCCTCACCGGCTGTTCCACAGCCTCGGCCGCCGTCCCCTCCGCCGGTCTCTCTCTCCTCTACTCCCCCTTCACCGTCCCTGGCTTCTACCCCTACAAGTCTGACCACAAGAACGAGGACCGCTTCGTTGTCAGCACCAACCTCCAAGGCCGCCCTGACGCCCATCTATTCGCCGTCTTCGACGGCCATGGACGGTTCGGCGCCCAGTGCTCCGCCTTCGTCAGCGATCGCCTCGTTGAAGTCCTCAATGCCGATGTTAATCTCTTCCAAGACCTTGTGAAGGGCTTCGAGTCTGCTTTCCGAGTTACCAACTCTGATCTCCGCCAGAGTGCGATCGATGACACGATGAGCGGGACGACGGCGATCGTCGTCCTTGTCTTTGGCGATAGCATGTATGTCGCCAACGTGGGGGATTCTAGGGCTGTGGCGGGGGTTCGGAGAGGGACATCAGTGGAAGCACAGAACCTCTCTAGCGATCAAAAGCCACTTAGGAAGGATGAGTATGAGAGGGTTCAGAAGTGCggcgctagggttttgagtttgGATCAATTGGAAGGGATTAAGGATCCCAAGTTGCAGAAATGGGATGAATTTGATCCCCCAAGGCTGTGGTTGCCGAATGAGCAGTATCCGGGGACGGCATTCACTCGGAGTGTCGGGGATTCCGTGGCCGAGAGTATTGGGGTTAGTGCTGAGCCTGAGGTCTTGGTAATGAAGATCTCGCCAGAACATATCTTCTTCGTTGTTGCCAGTGATGGCGTTTTCGAATTCCTTTCGAGTCAAGATGTGGTTGAAATG GCGGCCAAGTTTGCCGATCCTCAAGATGCCTGCTCAGCAATCGCTGCAGAATCCTACAGGAGATGGTTAACAAATGATACCCGCACAGATGACATAACCATCATTGTTGTCCACATTGAAGGCTTGCACAAT TCTAGTGCTGATGCAGTCGAGGGAACAAGTCGAAGAAGCTGCGAAAGGTCTTCAGTGATTTCAGACataaagagagaagaaagaCCTAATACTAGACATTTATAA